The following proteins are encoded in a genomic region of Thermosinus carboxydivorans Nor1:
- a CDS encoding redox-sensing transcriptional repressor Rex — protein MKGHIVISKATIDRLPLYFRTLRQAQEEGVEIISSEELGRRIGVTPEQIRKDLASFGEFGKKGVGYYVRELIRHIGEILGLHRNWNIAIVGVGHLGWALANYRNFASLGFNLVAIFDIDPAKVGQKVNDVQVYHLQALETVVKEKGVQIGVITVPAEQAQDVANRLVAAGVRGIWNFAPIKVNVPPSVRIVSEDLSVGLSSLSYYLSRQLCDK, from the coding sequence TTGAAAGGGCATATCGTCATCTCCAAAGCCACGATTGATCGCTTGCCGCTCTATTTTCGCACACTCCGCCAAGCGCAGGAGGAGGGAGTGGAAATCATCTCCTCGGAAGAACTTGGCCGGCGAATTGGCGTAACACCCGAACAAATCCGCAAGGATTTGGCTTCGTTCGGCGAGTTCGGGAAAAAAGGCGTGGGCTACTATGTGCGCGAGCTTATCCGTCACATCGGTGAAATCTTGGGACTCCACCGCAACTGGAATATTGCTATCGTCGGGGTAGGTCACCTCGGCTGGGCGCTGGCCAATTACCGCAACTTCGCTTCCCTCGGCTTTAATTTGGTCGCCATTTTTGACATAGATCCGGCGAAGGTCGGACAGAAAGTCAATGACGTTCAGGTATATCATCTGCAAGCGCTGGAGACGGTGGTTAAAGAAAAAGGCGTTCAGATCGGCGTTATCACCGTACCCGCTGAGCAGGCCCAGGACGTGGCCAACCGGCTTGTTGCCGCTGGGGTGCGGGGGATTTGGAATTTTGCGCCCATCAAAGTTAACGTGCCCCCGTCGGTCCGCATTGTCAGCGAGGATTTGTCAGTAGGGCTTAGCAGTTTGTCCTACTATTTGTCCCGACAACTTTGCGATAAGTAA
- a CDS encoding NADH-dependent [FeFe] hydrogenase, group A6 produces MEMVNITIDGQKVQVPKNATVLEAARSCGVKIPSLCYHPELRPEGACRVCMVEVEGARTLVASCVYPVSEGMVVRTNTPAVRQARKLVVELLLANHPQDCLSCQRNLNCELQTIAADLGIRKIRFDGEKKSYPLDADNPSLVRDPSKCILCGRCIRACSERQGVHVYSFVNRGFNTTVAPAFNQGLHQVACTYCGQCASVCPTGAIVEKDDTAAVWQALSDPAKHVVVQTAPAVRVALGEALGMGTGSIVTGKMVAALRRLGFDKVFDTDFTADLTIMEEGSEFLDRLAKGGKLPMITSCSPGWVNFIELMYPDLLDHLSTAKSPQQMFGALAKTYYAERVGIDPKDIVSVSIMPCTAKKAEAVRPEMRASGYQDVDYVLTTRELARMIREAGIDFAGLPEEEYDAPLGISTGAGVIFGATGGVMEAALRTVAELVTGKELECIDFHNVRGLTGIKEAEVPVGDMTVKVAVAHTLANARMLLDQIRRGEADYHFIEIMACPGGCIGGGGQPIPTCAEVRQQRIKSIYECDSCSQFRKSHENPAIKELYETWLGTPLGEKSHRLLHTHYHPQKRG; encoded by the coding sequence ATGGAAATGGTTAATATAACAATCGACGGCCAAAAGGTACAAGTGCCAAAAAACGCGACCGTTCTGGAAGCGGCCCGGTCCTGCGGCGTTAAAATTCCCAGCCTGTGTTACCATCCTGAACTGAGACCGGAGGGCGCCTGCCGCGTCTGCATGGTCGAAGTGGAAGGAGCGCGCACCCTGGTCGCGTCCTGCGTTTATCCCGTAAGCGAAGGCATGGTGGTGCGGACGAATACCCCGGCGGTACGCCAAGCGCGTAAGCTGGTCGTGGAGCTACTGTTGGCGAACCATCCGCAAGACTGCCTTTCCTGCCAGCGGAACCTCAACTGCGAACTCCAGACCATTGCCGCCGACCTGGGTATTCGCAAAATCCGGTTTGACGGCGAAAAGAAAAGTTATCCTCTTGATGCTGATAACCCCTCCCTTGTGCGCGACCCGTCCAAGTGCATTTTGTGCGGCCGGTGCATCCGGGCGTGCAGCGAGCGCCAGGGCGTTCATGTCTACAGCTTTGTAAACCGCGGGTTTAATACCACCGTAGCGCCGGCGTTCAATCAAGGGCTCCATCAAGTTGCATGCACTTACTGCGGACAATGTGCCAGTGTCTGTCCGACGGGCGCCATTGTGGAAAAAGACGATACCGCCGCTGTTTGGCAGGCGCTCAGTGACCCGGCTAAACATGTCGTTGTCCAGACTGCACCGGCCGTGCGGGTCGCCTTGGGCGAGGCGCTGGGCATGGGCACCGGCAGCATTGTTACCGGCAAAATGGTGGCCGCTCTGCGCCGGCTCGGCTTTGACAAAGTTTTTGACACCGACTTCACGGCTGACCTGACCATCATGGAAGAAGGTTCGGAGTTTCTTGACCGGCTGGCCAAGGGCGGAAAGTTGCCGATGATTACTTCGTGCAGTCCCGGTTGGGTAAACTTTATTGAGTTAATGTACCCTGACCTCTTAGATCACCTTTCCACCGCCAAATCGCCGCAGCAGATGTTTGGCGCTCTCGCCAAAACGTACTATGCGGAGAGGGTAGGGATTGACCCCAAAGACATCGTATCGGTGTCCATCATGCCCTGCACCGCGAAAAAGGCCGAGGCCGTACGGCCGGAGATGCGCGCCAGCGGGTATCAGGATGTTGACTATGTTCTTACTACCCGGGAACTGGCTCGCATGATCCGTGAGGCGGGCATTGACTTTGCCGGTTTGCCGGAAGAAGAATATGATGCGCCCCTCGGTATTTCGACCGGCGCCGGTGTTATCTTCGGTGCAACCGGCGGCGTTATGGAGGCGGCGCTGCGGACCGTGGCCGAACTTGTTACCGGTAAAGAACTGGAGTGCATCGATTTCCACAACGTCCGCGGCCTTACCGGTATTAAGGAAGCCGAAGTACCGGTTGGCGACATGACTGTTAAGGTGGCGGTAGCCCATACCCTAGCTAATGCCCGGATGCTGCTCGACCAAATCCGGCGGGGTGAAGCCGACTATCATTTCATTGAAATTATGGCCTGTCCCGGCGGTTGTATCGGTGGCGGCGGCCAGCCTATCCCGACCTGTGCCGAGGTTCGCCAGCAGCGCATTAAGTCCATTTACGAGTGCGACAGCTGTTCGCAGTTTAGAAAATCCCATGAAAATCCGGCCATTAAAGAACTCTATGAGACATGGCTGGGAACACCGCTGGGCGAAAAATCGCACCGCCTGCTTCATACCCACTACCATCCGCAAAAGCGCGGCTAA
- the nuoF gene encoding NADH-quinone oxidoreductase subunit NuoF yields MEHIRAHVLICAGTGCVSSGSKKVEAALRAELARTGLDKEVKVVETGCHGFCEMGPIVIVYPEGVFYCRVQESDVPELVESHLYKGRVVERLLYREPVSHEKIPHYDEIGFYKKQMRLVLANCGHINPESIEEYIAVGGYDALAKALTEMTPEQVVAEVKKSGLRGRGGGGFPTGLKWEFTRNAKGDKKYVVCNADEGDPGAFMDRSVLEGDPHRVIEGMAICGYAIGADEGYVYVRAEYPLAIKRLKLAIKQAEDMGLLGDNILGTGFNFHLKIKEGAGAFVCGEETALLASIEGKRGMPRPRPPFPAISGLWGKPTNINNVETFANVPQIITRGADWYASIGTERSKGTKVFALTGRINNTGLAEVPMGITMREIIYDIGGGIPGGRKFKAVQIGGPSGGCLPEELLDLPIDYDSLTQAGAMMGSGGLVVMDETTCMVDVAKFFLNFTQSESCGKCTPCREGTKRMLEILTRITEGKGRPDDIALLEDLAKNIKATALCGLGQTAPNPVLSTLRYFRHEYEAHINDKRCPAGVCAKLSGYQITELCKGCGLCKKACPVEAISGEIKGRHSINQAKCIKCGACMAKCPFKAIIKG; encoded by the coding sequence ATGGAACACATTAGAGCGCATGTTCTTATTTGCGCCGGTACGGGCTGTGTTTCTTCCGGCTCGAAGAAAGTGGAAGCGGCTTTGCGCGCTGAGTTGGCCAGAACAGGCCTGGACAAAGAAGTGAAAGTTGTTGAAACAGGCTGTCATGGCTTCTGTGAAATGGGGCCGATTGTCATTGTCTATCCGGAAGGCGTTTTTTACTGCCGCGTGCAAGAGAGCGACGTACCGGAACTGGTGGAAAGCCATTTGTACAAAGGCCGGGTCGTCGAGCGGCTTTTGTATCGCGAGCCGGTTTCGCACGAAAAAATTCCCCATTACGATGAAATCGGTTTTTATAAAAAACAAATGCGGCTGGTGCTGGCTAACTGCGGTCACATCAATCCCGAGTCGATTGAAGAATATATTGCGGTCGGCGGCTATGACGCCTTAGCCAAAGCGTTGACGGAAATGACGCCCGAGCAAGTGGTGGCCGAAGTGAAAAAATCGGGACTCCGCGGCCGGGGCGGCGGCGGTTTCCCCACCGGGCTGAAGTGGGAGTTTACCCGGAATGCCAAAGGCGACAAGAAATATGTGGTCTGCAATGCCGACGAAGGCGACCCTGGCGCCTTCATGGACCGCAGCGTTCTCGAGGGCGATCCGCATCGTGTTATTGAGGGTATGGCCATTTGCGGCTACGCTATTGGCGCCGATGAGGGCTATGTCTATGTGCGCGCGGAATATCCGCTGGCGATAAAACGGCTCAAGTTGGCCATCAAGCAGGCCGAGGACATGGGCCTCTTAGGCGACAATATTCTCGGCACCGGTTTTAATTTCCACCTAAAAATCAAAGAAGGCGCCGGCGCGTTTGTCTGTGGCGAAGAAACGGCGCTTCTTGCCTCGATTGAAGGCAAGCGCGGCATGCCGCGTCCGCGGCCGCCCTTCCCGGCCATTTCCGGCCTATGGGGCAAGCCTACGAATATCAACAATGTCGAGACTTTTGCCAATGTGCCGCAAATCATTACCCGCGGCGCCGACTGGTATGCCAGCATCGGCACCGAGCGCAGCAAAGGGACCAAGGTCTTCGCGCTTACCGGCCGGATTAACAATACCGGTCTGGCGGAAGTTCCCATGGGCATTACCATGCGGGAAATCATCTATGACATCGGCGGTGGCATCCCTGGCGGCCGGAAGTTTAAGGCCGTCCAAATCGGCGGGCCGTCTGGCGGCTGTCTGCCGGAAGAACTGCTCGATCTGCCCATTGACTATGACTCGCTCACCCAGGCGGGCGCGATGATGGGCTCGGGTGGCCTCGTCGTCATGGATGAAACGACGTGCATGGTCGATGTCGCTAAATTCTTCCTCAACTTTACTCAGTCGGAATCGTGCGGCAAGTGCACTCCCTGCCGTGAGGGCACCAAGCGTATGCTGGAAATTCTGACCCGGATTACGGAGGGCAAAGGGCGTCCGGATGATATTGCCCTGCTGGAGGACCTGGCCAAAAACATTAAGGCTACGGCGCTGTGCGGACTGGGGCAGACGGCTCCTAACCCGGTGCTCAGCACGCTGCGCTATTTCCGCCATGAATATGAGGCCCATATTAATGACAAGCGCTGTCCGGCCGGAGTCTGCGCCAAGTTGTCCGGCTATCAGATCACTGAGCTGTGCAAAGGCTGCGGTCTGTGCAAGAAAGCATGTCCGGTTGAGGCGATCAGCGGCGAAATCAAAGGGCGGCACAGCATCAACCAAGCGAAATGCATCAAGTGCGGCGCCTGCATGGCCAAGTGCCCTTTTAAGGCCATTATCAAGGGCTAA
- a CDS encoding (2Fe-2S) ferredoxin domain-containing protein yields the protein MKTIEDLKRLREQVQAQTKLRHGAGTQIIVGMGTCGIAAGAREVMAAILDEIAKRKLQDVTVRQTGCIGMCEKEVLVDVIRPGEPRITYGKVKVADVPKIIAEHVVNGRIVEEMVVGKLDA from the coding sequence ATGAAAACCATTGAGGATCTGAAACGGTTGCGTGAACAGGTTCAGGCCCAGACCAAACTGAGACACGGGGCCGGTACGCAAATAATTGTCGGCATGGGGACGTGCGGTATCGCCGCCGGCGCGCGCGAAGTCATGGCCGCCATTCTTGACGAGATTGCCAAGCGCAAGCTTCAGGATGTAACCGTCCGCCAGACGGGCTGCATCGGCATGTGCGAAAAGGAAGTGCTGGTCGACGTAATCCGTCCCGGCGAACCCCGCATCACCTACGGCAAGGTCAAAGTGGCCGACGTGCCCAAGATCATTGCCGAGCATGTGGTCAACGGGCGCATTGTGGAAGAAATGGTTGTGGGCAAACTTGACGCATAA
- a CDS encoding ATP-binding protein, with the protein MRELSLHILDLVQNSIEAGAGVVEVTINEDKQQDLLVLRVSDNGRGMDEMTCRQATDPFVTSRTTRRIGLGLPLLEMTAQRTGGYLKIDSQPGRGTVVEAVYGRSHWDRPPLGDLAGALLAIIVANPDLDFSYRHKVGEREFTLATRELKAALDGVPLSHPEVLVWLKEYLREGIVNLYGGVTDENH; encoded by the coding sequence ATGCGTGAATTGTCCCTGCATATTCTCGATTTGGTACAAAACTCGATTGAGGCGGGGGCTGGCGTAGTCGAAGTAACAATTAACGAAGACAAGCAGCAGGATCTTTTGGTGCTGCGGGTAAGCGACAACGGGCGGGGTATGGACGAAATGACGTGCCGGCAGGCAACCGACCCGTTTGTAACCAGCAGAACAACCCGTCGGATCGGGTTGGGACTGCCGCTATTGGAAATGACGGCCCAGCGCACAGGCGGTTATCTAAAAATTGATTCACAGCCAGGCCGGGGAACGGTGGTAGAGGCGGTGTATGGCCGCAGTCATTGGGACCGGCCGCCCCTTGGCGATCTGGCTGGCGCGTTGCTTGCGATTATCGTCGCCAACCCGGATTTGGACTTTTCTTACCGTCATAAAGTGGGTGAACGCGAGTTTACCCTGGCGACGCGGGAACTTAAAGCCGCATTGGACGGAGTGCCGCTGAGCCACCCGGAAGTGCTTGTCTGGTTAAAGGAATATCTGCGGGAAGGGATAGTTAATTTATACGGAGGTGTGACAGATGAAAACCATTGA
- the nuoE gene encoding NADH-quinone oxidoreductase subunit NuoE, whose amino-acid sequence MTGNKEHNCCCSGGQSTALAQLDEILAKYQGVKGALIPVLQEAQNAYGYLSKEVIEYIAEKLDIPVSQIYGVVTFYAQFHLNPRGRNIIRVCQGTACHVRGAKAILKALEDNLKITAGGTTADLKFTLETVACIGACGLAPVMMINDDTHGRLTPEVIPSILAKYE is encoded by the coding sequence ATGACTGGCAACAAGGAACACAATTGCTGCTGCTCAGGCGGCCAATCTACGGCGCTGGCCCAACTTGACGAAATTCTGGCCAAGTACCAGGGAGTCAAGGGCGCTCTTATCCCGGTTTTACAGGAAGCGCAAAACGCCTATGGTTATTTGTCCAAAGAAGTAATTGAATACATCGCTGAGAAACTCGACATTCCTGTGAGCCAAATTTACGGCGTTGTCACCTTCTATGCCCAGTTCCACCTTAACCCGCGGGGCCGTAACATTATTCGCGTCTGCCAAGGTACGGCGTGCCATGTGCGCGGCGCCAAAGCCATTTTGAAAGCGCTTGAGGACAACCTCAAGATCACTGCCGGCGGCACGACGGCCGACCTCAAGTTTACGCTGGAAACGGTGGCCTGCATAGGCGCCTGTGGTCTTGCTCCGGTCATGATGATCAACGATGATACCCACGGTCGCCTGACGCCGGAAGTTATTCCGTCCATCCTGGCTAAATACGAGTAA
- a CDS encoding PHP domain-containing protein — protein sequence MRRYVADLHVHTVLSPCAAVEMTPRNIIRHAADAGIDIVAVTDHNAGDNVPAALAAAVGTGVTVLPGMEVETREEVHLVVLFDRLTAFRQWQRLVEANLPPLVNDEARLGAQFVVDAEDNLLEVKQRMLLTSLKMGIAEVVTAANALGGLCIAAHIDRPAYSILSQLGFVPDDLPLAAVEVSSRVTLQEARTRFPQAGNLPFVTASDAHTIDDFLCGAKTIFLIAQPTLAEIRQALYGQNLRKVVMV from the coding sequence ATGCGCCGGTATGTTGCTGACCTTCATGTTCATACCGTGTTATCACCTTGTGCCGCCGTGGAAATGACGCCGCGCAACATTATCCGCCACGCTGCTGATGCCGGCATTGATATTGTGGCCGTTACCGACCATAATGCCGGCGACAATGTGCCGGCCGCGTTGGCCGCGGCGGTGGGCACGGGCGTGACGGTGCTGCCCGGCATGGAAGTGGAAACGCGGGAAGAAGTTCATCTCGTTGTCCTATTCGACCGGCTGACGGCGTTTCGACAGTGGCAGCGTCTGGTTGAAGCCAATTTGCCGCCGCTTGTCAACGATGAAGCCCGGCTTGGCGCGCAGTTTGTCGTTGACGCCGAAGATAACCTGCTGGAAGTAAAACAACGGATGTTGTTGACTTCGCTGAAAATGGGGATAGCCGAAGTGGTAACGGCGGCTAACGCTCTTGGTGGACTGTGCATCGCCGCGCACATTGACCGCCCGGCTTATAGCATCTTGTCCCAGCTTGGATTTGTGCCGGACGATTTACCGCTTGCGGCCGTGGAAGTATCAAGCCGGGTAACCCTGCAAGAGGCGCGGACGCGGTTTCCCCAGGCGGGAAACCTGCCTTTTGTCACCGCTTCCGATGCCCATACCATCGATGATTTCCTTTGCGGCGCCAAAACGATTTTCCTAATCGCGCAACCTACTCTGGCAGAAATCCGACAGGCTTTATATGGGCAAAACCTGCGAAAGGTGGTGATGGTATAG
- a CDS encoding DRTGG domain-containing protein, with amino-acid sequence MTVKELVSILEAEVLAGADCLTGAVTGGYVSDLLSNVMAQAPAGAVWVTMQAHHNVVAVASLTGLAAVVIAGGVRPDAATIKRAAAERVVLLATALPAFEAVGRLYTQGVRGL; translated from the coding sequence ATGACCGTTAAGGAATTGGTAAGCATTTTGGAAGCGGAGGTATTAGCCGGGGCAGATTGCCTGACCGGCGCCGTTACCGGTGGTTATGTGTCCGACTTGCTAAGCAATGTCATGGCCCAGGCGCCGGCCGGCGCGGTGTGGGTTACGATGCAGGCCCATCATAATGTCGTGGCCGTCGCCTCCCTGACCGGCCTGGCGGCCGTGGTCATTGCCGGCGGCGTCCGGCCTGATGCCGCGACGATAAAAAGAGCCGCGGCCGAGAGAGTTGTCCTTCTTGCCACTGCCCTTCCGGCATTTGAAGCGGTAGGCCGGCTGTATACTCAGGGTGTGCGGGGCTTGTGA
- a CDS encoding [Fe-Fe] hydrogenase large subunit C-terminal domain-containing protein: MAEYFHSVRLIANRCQGCVNCIKRCPTEAIRIRGGKAQITEARCIDCGECIRRCPNHAKTAVTDCLADLKKYKYNVALPAPSLYAQFGLEVPIEAILCGLINMGFDEVFEVAQGAEIVSLAVRRYLQRRDIKRPAISSACPAVVRLIQVKYPELIDHLVPIDAPVEVAARVVRTQRGPELGLAPEEIGTWFITPCPAKMTAVRQPLGTEKSNISGALAIAQVYSFLLKTLPTNPAADKCGRRASWLGIGWAVAGGETVAARVDNALVVHEIHNVSDVLDQVALGKLAGVDYIEGLACAGGCIGGPLTVENRFVAEHRMKQRLKIMRQEDGKNGKQPRQSFDEAELGGAERRAIEPRPILRLDEDIFKAMYKVEVMETMLKKLPGLDCGSCGSPNCKALAEDIAQGTASETDCVFKLRERVRDLAREMVDLAEKLPPSLDKENEE; this comes from the coding sequence ATGGCAGAGTATTTTCACTCGGTACGGCTTATTGCCAATCGCTGCCAGGGCTGTGTCAACTGCATCAAGCGTTGTCCCACGGAAGCTATTCGCATCCGGGGCGGCAAGGCGCAGATTACCGAGGCGCGCTGCATCGACTGCGGCGAATGCATCCGGCGCTGCCCCAACCATGCCAAAACGGCCGTGACTGATTGCCTCGCTGATTTGAAAAAATACAAATACAATGTTGCCCTGCCGGCGCCGTCGCTTTACGCCCAGTTCGGGCTGGAGGTCCCTATCGAGGCCATTTTATGCGGGCTAATAAATATGGGTTTTGACGAGGTCTTTGAGGTGGCGCAGGGTGCGGAAATAGTTTCCTTGGCTGTCCGGCGCTATCTGCAGCGTCGCGACATTAAGCGGCCGGCCATTTCTTCCGCTTGCCCGGCGGTCGTGCGGCTCATTCAGGTGAAATATCCCGAACTCATTGATCACCTCGTCCCTATCGACGCGCCGGTAGAAGTAGCCGCCCGGGTGGTGCGGACGCAGCGCGGCCCCGAATTAGGGCTGGCGCCGGAAGAAATCGGCACCTGGTTTATTACGCCTTGCCCGGCCAAGATGACAGCCGTCCGGCAGCCGCTGGGGACGGAAAAATCGAATATTAGTGGCGCACTGGCCATTGCGCAGGTTTACAGCTTTCTCCTTAAAACGCTGCCGACCAATCCTGCCGCGGATAAGTGCGGTCGCCGCGCATCCTGGCTTGGCATTGGCTGGGCCGTAGCTGGCGGCGAAACGGTGGCGGCCAGAGTGGACAATGCGCTTGTTGTCCATGAAATTCACAATGTCAGCGACGTCCTGGATCAGGTAGCTCTTGGCAAACTTGCGGGGGTGGACTATATCGAAGGGCTGGCTTGCGCCGGCGGCTGCATTGGCGGGCCGCTCACCGTGGAAAACCGCTTTGTGGCTGAACACCGCATGAAACAGCGGCTCAAAATTATGCGGCAAGAGGATGGTAAAAACGGCAAGCAGCCTCGCCAGTCTTTTGATGAAGCTGAGCTGGGCGGCGCCGAACGGCGGGCGATTGAACCCCGGCCCATTCTGCGGCTTGATGAGGACATTTTTAAGGCTATGTACAAAGTGGAAGTCATGGAAACCATGCTGAAAAAGCTGCCCGGCCTTGACTGCGGTTCCTGCGGTTCGCCAAACTGCAAGGCTTTGGCCGAAGACATCGCCCAGGGCACGGCCAGTGAAACGGATTGCGTATTTAAACTGCGGGAACGGGTGCGCGATTTGGCGCGGGAAATGGTAGACCTGGCGGAAAAGCTGCCGCCATCACTGGATAAAGAAAATGAGGAGTAG
- a CDS encoding ATP-binding protein: protein MNADGAIVLEFPLTGGNFEGAGEASSKVKRVLQQLGIRPDIVRRIAIGAYEAEMNVIIHAWRGVLRACIYAGRTELTIEDEGPGIADIEQAMQEGFSTAPDHIRELGFGAGMGLPNMYKCSDEFTIQSEVNVGTKIRMVIRHS from the coding sequence GTGAATGCCGATGGGGCCATTGTTTTGGAGTTTCCGCTGACCGGGGGGAATTTTGAAGGCGCCGGGGAAGCTTCCAGCAAAGTCAAACGCGTACTCCAGCAGTTGGGCATCCGGCCTGATATCGTGCGCCGGATCGCTATCGGTGCCTATGAAGCGGAAATGAATGTTATTATTCATGCGTGGCGTGGCGTGCTGCGCGCTTGTATTTACGCAGGTCGTACTGAACTGACTATCGAAGACGAAGGACCGGGGATTGCTGATATCGAGCAGGCCATGCAGGAGGGGTTTTCGACCGCGCCGGATCACATCCGTGAACTAGGGTTTGGTGCGGGCATGGGACTGCCAAATATGTATAAATGCTCCGATGAATTTACGATCCAGTCGGAAGTTAATGTAGGAACGAAAATCCGAATGGTAATCCGCCATTCATGA
- a CDS encoding DRTGG domain-containing protein has product MKLAQVREILQAEVICGENSLETEAICACGADLMSDVLAFTKEKTLLLTGLTNIQVIRTAEVSDLVGIVFVRGKRPGDDVVRLAQAKGIPLLVCSLPMYEACGLLYISGLAGCSQR; this is encoded by the coding sequence ATGAAATTGGCCCAAGTCCGGGAAATACTGCAGGCCGAGGTGATTTGTGGCGAAAACTCGCTGGAAACGGAAGCGATCTGCGCTTGCGGCGCTGACCTGATGAGCGACGTATTGGCCTTTACCAAAGAAAAAACGCTGCTGTTAACCGGTTTGACCAATATTCAGGTTATCCGGACGGCTGAGGTGAGCGATTTGGTTGGCATCGTGTTTGTCCGCGGCAAGCGGCCGGGCGATGACGTGGTCCGGCTAGCCCAAGCGAAAGGGATTCCGCTCCTTGTCTGCAGCCTTCCCATGTATGAGGCTTGCGGGCTATTATACATTAGCGGCCTGGCTGGCTGCTCCCAGCGGTGA
- a CDS encoding O-antigen ligase family protein has translation MHISYRTTQTQYILDYLIEHCIIAVAFFLPLSLTASSVFLGGGALLWAGKMALARRLALRPTPLDGPIALLVALSAASVLVSPDRSFSFYNYYHLMGRYIIIYYLVVNNVHSLEQLKRIVWAVLVSAAVVTAYGFYQYIYGIDISAFEWVDGEQFPDLKVRVFSTLQNPNLLAGFLVMIMALAAGLALRGAHSVPRRLAFAIFIGLLGVCLVLTYSRGAWLSVLAVIGVYGMLHNRRIFWLLLLIPAAVLPAHDAVLERLLSIINPTDTSSTLRIALWESTVAMIMDRPLLGIGWGAYWLVYPEYDFFVQDAGTKIFHAHNLYLQIAAEIGIPGFVAFLTVMAGHARLAVRLIGNAGDQWASALMLGVVAALVGLAVNGLTDHILFNIQLSMLFWLLNAMVVVVWHNAYMRA, from the coding sequence GTGCATATATCCTACCGGACAACTCAGACTCAGTATATATTGGACTACCTCATCGAACACTGCATTATTGCGGTGGCCTTTTTTTTGCCGTTGTCCCTGACGGCTTCGTCGGTATTTCTCGGCGGCGGAGCGCTGTTATGGGCTGGCAAAATGGCGCTGGCGCGGCGTCTGGCGCTCAGGCCCACTCCACTGGACGGACCAATTGCCCTCTTGGTGGCGCTGTCGGCCGCGTCCGTCCTCGTCTCGCCGGACCGCTCGTTTAGTTTTTATAATTATTATCACTTGATGGGGCGGTATATCATCATCTATTATCTGGTCGTCAACAATGTCCACTCCCTGGAGCAGTTGAAACGCATTGTATGGGCGGTGCTGGTCTCGGCCGCCGTTGTTACGGCCTATGGCTTTTATCAATACATATACGGGATAGATATTTCCGCCTTTGAATGGGTGGATGGCGAGCAGTTTCCCGACTTAAAAGTGCGCGTCTTTTCCACGCTGCAAAATCCTAATCTCCTGGCCGGCTTTTTGGTCATGATCATGGCGCTGGCGGCGGGTCTGGCGCTGCGCGGCGCTCATTCCGTTCCGCGGCGGCTGGCATTTGCTATTTTCATTGGCCTTTTGGGCGTTTGCCTGGTGCTTACTTATTCCCGCGGCGCATGGCTTAGCGTGTTGGCGGTGATTGGCGTCTACGGCATGCTGCATAACCGGCGTATTTTCTGGCTATTGCTCTTAATTCCGGCTGCCGTGCTGCCGGCGCACGACGCGGTCCTGGAACGGCTGCTTTCGATTATTAATCCGACCGATACGTCATCCACCCTGCGTATCGCCCTCTGGGAAAGCACCGTGGCTATGATTATGGACCGGCCGCTGTTAGGAATCGGCTGGGGGGCATATTGGCTGGTATATCCGGAATATGACTTTTTTGTCCAGGATGCGGGAACGAAAATTTTTCATGCCCATAATCTTTATCTGCAGATAGCCGCGGAAATCGGCATTCCCGGTTTTGTAGCCTTTCTTACTGTAATGGCCGGGCACGCGCGGCTGGCGGTCCGCTTGATCGGCAATGCCGGCGACCAATGGGCCTCCGCCCTCATGCTGGGAGTAGTGGCCGCGTTAGTAGGACTGGCTGTCAACGGCTTGACCGACCACATTTTGTTTAACATCCAGCTGTCAATGCTGTTTTGGCTGCTTAACGCCATGGTGGTAGTGGTGTGGCACAACGCTTATATGCGGGCTTAA